One stretch of Nicotiana tabacum cultivar K326 chromosome 18, ASM71507v2, whole genome shotgun sequence DNA includes these proteins:
- the LOC107787589 gene encoding E3 ubiquitin-protein ligase PUB23-like, translated as MEEVEVPSYFLCPISMEVMRDPVTISTGITYDRENIEKWLFSCKHTTCPVTKQELQITDLTPNHNLRRLIQSWCILNSCHGIQRIPTPKPQVHKTHVVKILNEAKKCPEMQLKCLRRLRSIAHANESNKKCLESAGVVAFLASVIKKREVALVEDSEFTKASDEALNILFHLNPSDEELKRFISQDEQFLDSLLHFLKCGNFQSRAYAIMLLKSAFNVADPAQLIGIKPEYFKAIVGILNDKISEQATKAALKILVELCPWGRNRIKAAENGAVLALIELLLDTKERRGCELILAVLDHLCSCAEGRAELLSHGAGIAIVSKKILRVSHVASDRAVRILCSISKFSATSKVLQEMLQVGVVSKLCLVLQVDTSPKTKEKTKEILRLHSRVWRDSLCIPSHLLSSYPS; from the coding sequence atggaaGAAGTTGAAGTTCCTTCCTATTTTCTTTGTCCAATCTCAATGGAAGTAATGAGGGATCCAGTTACAATCTCAACTGGAATCACCTATGACAGAGAGAACATAGAAAAATGGTTATTTTCATGCAAACACACAACTTGTCCTGTCACAAAACAAGAACTACAAATCACAGatctcaccccaaatcacaatctCCGCCGTCTGATCCAATCTTGGTGCATATTAAATTCTTGTCATGGTATCCAACGAATCCCAACTCCAAAACCTCAAGTTCACAAAACCCATGTTGTTAAAATCCTAAACGAAGCCAAAAAATGTCCAGAAATGCAACTTAAATGCCTTAGGAGACTTAGATCAATTGCACATGCAAATGAGAGTAACAAAAAATGTTTGGAGTCAGCTGGGGTTGTTGCTTTTTTAGCATCAGTGATTAAGAAAAGAGAAGTGGCTTTAGTTGAAGATTCAGAATTCACAAAGGCAAGTGATGAAGCTTTAAATATTCTTTTTCATCTTAATCCTTCTGATGAAGAGTTGAAAAGGTTCATTTCCCAAGATGAACAATTCTTGGATTCTTTACTTCATTTCTTGAAATGTGGGAATTTCCAATCTCGAGCCTATGCGATAATGTTATTAAAATCAGCTTTCAATGTGGCTGATCCAGCACAATTAATTGGTATAAAGCCAGAATATTTTAAAGCTATAGTTGGTATACTAAATGATAAAATTTCCGAACAAGCAACAAAGGCAGCACTCAAGATTCTAGTTGAATTATGTCCATGGGGAAGAAATAGAATAAAAGCAGCTGAAAATGGAGCAGTTTTAGCACTAATTGAACTTCTCCTTGacacaaaagaaagaaggggttgCGAATTGATACTTGCAGTATTGGATCATTTATGTAGTTGTGCTGAAGGGAGAGCTGAATTATTAAGCCATGGGGCAGGAATAGCAATTGTTTCAAAGAAAATTCTAAGGGTTTCACATGTGGCAAGTGATAGGGCAGTGAGGATTCTTTGTTCAATATCTAAGTTCTCAGCTACAAGTAAAGTTCTACAAGAAATGTTGCAAGTTGGAGTTGTGTCAAAGTTGTGTTTGGTGCTTCAAGTGGATACTAGTCCAAAAACAAAGGAGAAAACTAAAGAAATTCTAAGGTTGCATTCTAGGGTTTGGAGGGATTCCTTATGTATTCCTTCTCATTTGCTCTCTTCTTACCCTTCATGA